A genomic region of Microlunatus sagamiharensis contains the following coding sequences:
- a CDS encoding VOC family protein — translation MQLDHLAFAAGPEGLDETTRRLGGQLGARFVDGGFHPRFGTQNRILPLAGGQYLEVVEVLDHPAAEKAPFGQAVRARSEDGGGWLGWVVSVSDVAPFEQRLGRTAVDGSRFTPDNHQLRWRQLGVKGLQSDPQLPFFVQWLSDPASHPSAGGGDIALSKLEIAGDHDRVDEWLGGKANLVLDHLDIEWVAPNGQPGIVAAVFATPNGLVRL, via the coding sequence ATGCAGCTGGACCACCTCGCCTTCGCCGCGGGGCCCGAGGGCCTCGACGAGACGACCCGGCGGCTCGGGGGGCAGCTCGGGGCCCGCTTCGTCGACGGGGGCTTCCACCCGCGGTTCGGCACCCAGAACCGGATCCTCCCGCTGGCCGGCGGGCAGTACCTCGAGGTGGTCGAGGTCCTCGACCACCCGGCCGCGGAGAAGGCGCCCTTCGGCCAGGCCGTCCGCGCCCGCTCCGAGGACGGCGGCGGCTGGCTCGGCTGGGTCGTGTCCGTGAGCGACGTGGCGCCCTTCGAGCAGCGGCTCGGGCGCACCGCGGTCGACGGCAGCCGGTTCACCCCCGACAACCACCAGCTCCGCTGGCGCCAGCTCGGGGTCAAGGGCCTGCAGAGCGACCCGCAGCTGCCCTTCTTCGTCCAGTGGCTGAGCGACCCCGCCTCGCACCCATCGGCGGGCGGCGGGGACATCGCCCTGTCCAAGCTCGAGATCGCCGGCGACCACGACCGCGTGGACGAGTGGCTGGGCGGCAAGGCCAACCTGGTGCTCGACCACCTCGACATCGAGTGGGTCGCGCCCAACGGCCAGCCCGGCATCGTCGCCGCGGTCTTCGCGACGCCGAACGGCCTCGTGCGCCTGTAG
- a CDS encoding sugar phosphate isomerase/epimerase family protein has protein sequence MALSTSSVYPEGTSSGFELARKLGYDGVELMVGIDAVAADIDAVEKLRDYHGVPVLAVHAPCLLISQRVWGTDPWAKLDRSAEAAIRLGADVVVVHPPFRWQAEYARGFVAGIERLNAEYDVTFCVENMYPWRTPGREVKAYVPGWDPTELAYEHLTLDFSHASTAQQQSIDLAKSWGSRLQHIHLTDGTGSRKDEHLMPGFGDQRAGETLTWVAENGFDGHVVLEVNSRKSGSRAKREDDLRQALDFTREHLAAATRSFAVDGTGTAQER, from the coding sequence GTGGCGCTGTCGACCTCCTCGGTCTACCCGGAGGGCACGTCCAGCGGCTTCGAGCTGGCCCGCAAGCTGGGCTACGACGGCGTCGAGCTGATGGTCGGCATCGACGCGGTCGCCGCCGACATCGACGCGGTGGAGAAGCTGCGCGACTACCACGGCGTGCCGGTGCTCGCCGTGCACGCGCCCTGCCTGCTGATCAGCCAGCGGGTGTGGGGGACCGACCCGTGGGCCAAGCTCGACCGCTCCGCCGAGGCCGCCATCCGCCTCGGGGCGGACGTCGTCGTCGTGCACCCGCCGTTCCGCTGGCAGGCCGAGTACGCCCGCGGCTTCGTGGCCGGCATCGAGCGGCTCAACGCCGAGTACGACGTCACCTTCTGCGTCGAGAACATGTACCCGTGGCGCACGCCGGGCCGTGAGGTCAAGGCGTACGTGCCCGGCTGGGACCCGACCGAGCTGGCGTACGAGCACCTGACGCTCGACTTCTCCCACGCCTCGACGGCCCAGCAGCAGTCGATCGACCTGGCCAAGTCGTGGGGCTCCCGCCTGCAGCACATCCACCTCACCGACGGCACGGGCTCCCGCAAGGACGAGCACCTGATGCCGGGCTTCGGCGACCAGCGCGCGGGCGAGACGCTCACCTGGGTCGCGGAGAACGGCTTCGACGGCCACGTCGTGCTCGAGGTCAACTCGCGCAAGAGCGGTTCGCGGGCCAAGCGCGAGGACGACCTGCGCCAGGCGCTCGACTTCACCCGCGAGCACCTGGCTGCGGCCACGCGGAGCTTCGCCGTCGACGGGACCGGGACCGCGCAGGAGCGGTGA
- a CDS encoding alpha/beta fold hydrolase, with product MTTTAPAVVLRPATSAGGSDESWQQAWTGRGRTALLPDLSPAPGLVVLESPGLSVLEALDSAGAARAVLCGSGYGAMVALHVAANHPDRVAALVLTTASRAVDRQRRGLADAAYGLLSVGRVQQLHGPQRRVLELLDQVRTVDWTPFAGRVEVPAVVVLGERDAINRGPSRRLAAVLPGSELLVVPGAKEGWVARDPAALVEAAAPFLERVSA from the coding sequence GTGACCACCACCGCCCCCGCCGTCGTGCTGCGCCCCGCCACCTCGGCCGGCGGCAGCGACGAGTCGTGGCAGCAGGCCTGGACGGGGCGTGGCCGCACGGCCCTGCTCCCCGACCTCTCCCCCGCGCCCGGGCTCGTCGTCCTCGAGTCGCCCGGGTTGAGCGTGCTCGAGGCCCTGGACAGCGCGGGTGCCGCTCGAGCGGTCCTCTGCGGGAGCGGCTACGGCGCGATGGTCGCCCTGCACGTCGCCGCGAACCACCCCGACCGCGTCGCCGCCCTCGTCCTGACCACGGCCAGCCGGGCGGTGGACCGCCAGCGCCGCGGGCTCGCCGACGCCGCGTACGGGCTGCTGTCGGTCGGCCGGGTGCAGCAGCTCCACGGGCCGCAGCGCCGGGTGCTCGAGCTGCTCGACCAGGTCCGCACGGTGGACTGGACGCCCTTCGCGGGCCGCGTCGAGGTGCCGGCCGTGGTCGTGCTCGGCGAGCGCGACGCCATCAACCGCGGGCCCAGCCGCCGGCTGGCCGCCGTGCTGCCCGGCTCCGAGCTGCTGGTCGTGCCCGGCGCCAAGGAGGGCTGGGTCGCCCGTGACCCGGCGGCGCTCGTGGAGGCCGCGGCTCCGTTCCTGGAGCGCGTCAGCGCCTAG